The Claveliimonas bilis genome window below encodes:
- a CDS encoding Mu transposase domain-containing protein, with amino-acid sequence MLTKTKMQEIQDLKLQGYTKADIIRYYEAQGRKPPSRPTISKYYDMDVLPDDPGAKLAKPKTFDAEPFRSTIIRILETNSGKTFCMSSVYDVLEEKFIENGDYEKLPGNQQTLRNYIHYLEDSGQINREPEHRRIYDYVFDTPPGEQMLIDFGEETLSKTTHIHFMCLLLRYSRFLCVYAQDHKYNSEEACKAIYRSFCRLGGRPKELVIDQDAVFVASETYGEVIKTRTFEDFCTEQDIRLWVCNKADPESKGPIENSVGFVKKNFFSARKVTCIDDVWRSLPGWLERKNQRIHRSTLRVPKAVYDSIERSAMRPLLPSVYETSPNTFRTYEIAAIPYVLYKSCRYSVPRDYAFKTVQFKVVSGKIHIYDDQLNYICSHNLSERKGSVNQLPEHRKQDSGDWIEIMERLRGKWNCYDFQHFINGVKKENPRHISKQLRAIEQFLDSENPDKSLVAQVMKECCQKYRYQFSQFKVVYSLAKAGRELTTDDCRAQVPSGSVSYTDLSVYAKAFQERTERKEAAAR; translated from the coding sequence ATGCTGACAAAAACAAAAATGCAGGAAATACAGGATTTAAAACTGCAAGGTTACACAAAAGCTGATATTATCAGATACTATGAAGCGCAGGGACGCAAGCCTCCCAGCCGGCCCACAATCAGCAAGTATTATGACATGGATGTGCTCCCGGATGATCCCGGCGCTAAGCTCGCAAAACCGAAAACCTTTGATGCGGAACCTTTCCGCAGTACGATTATCAGGATCCTTGAAACAAACAGCGGAAAAACGTTCTGTATGTCATCAGTTTACGATGTTCTGGAAGAAAAATTCATCGAAAACGGAGACTATGAGAAACTTCCCGGGAACCAACAGACGCTCCGGAACTACATCCATTATCTTGAGGATTCCGGACAGATCAACAGGGAGCCTGAGCACCGCCGTATCTATGATTATGTTTTTGACACCCCGCCCGGAGAACAGATGCTGATTGACTTCGGTGAGGAGACTCTCTCAAAAACAACGCATATCCATTTCATGTGCCTTTTGCTGCGTTATAGCCGTTTTTTATGCGTCTATGCACAGGATCACAAGTATAACTCGGAAGAGGCCTGTAAGGCGATCTACCGTAGTTTCTGCAGGCTTGGAGGGCGTCCTAAAGAACTGGTCATTGACCAGGACGCCGTGTTTGTCGCCAGTGAAACCTATGGTGAAGTCATCAAGACCAGGACCTTTGAAGATTTCTGTACTGAACAGGATATCCGGCTCTGGGTGTGTAATAAAGCGGATCCGGAAAGCAAGGGACCTATCGAAAACTCTGTCGGGTTCGTGAAGAAAAACTTCTTCAGTGCGCGGAAGGTCACCTGTATCGATGATGTATGGCGTTCCCTGCCCGGATGGCTGGAACGCAAGAACCAGCGGATCCACCGTTCTACCTTACGGGTCCCAAAAGCAGTCTACGACAGCATTGAAAGGTCAGCCATGCGGCCTCTTCTTCCATCCGTGTATGAAACATCTCCGAATACATTCCGCACTTATGAAATCGCGGCAATACCTTACGTCCTGTATAAATCATGCAGGTATTCGGTTCCACGTGATTATGCTTTCAAAACGGTACAGTTCAAAGTTGTCAGTGGGAAGATCCACATTTATGATGACCAGCTGAACTATATCTGTTCCCATAATCTCAGCGAGAGGAAGGGAAGTGTTAATCAGCTCCCGGAACACCGGAAACAGGACTCCGGAGACTGGATCGAGATCATGGAGCGTCTCCGTGGGAAATGGAACTGCTATGACTTCCAGCACTTCATCAATGGTGTGAAAAAGGAAAATCCACGGCATATCTCCAAACAGCTTCGGGCAATTGAACAGTTCCTTGATTCTGAGAATCCGGATAAATCCCTGGTAGCGCAGGTGATGAAGGAATGCTGCCAGAAATACCGGTATCAGTTCTCACAGTTTAAAGTTGTTTACAGTCTTGCAAAAGCCGGCCGGGAACTGACCACAGACGACTGCCGTGCCCAGGTTCCATCCGGCAGTGTCAGCTACACGGATCTTTCTGTTTATGCAAAAGCCTTTCAGGAACGCACAGAAAGGAAGGAGGCTGC
- the tnpA gene encoding IS66 family insertion sequence element accessory protein TnpA has translation MDKITHQVRAEHWAKIMNECINSGMSKTAWCKANGISVKQFFYWQRILRREAFENSRNSVRGKVILQPQGKEFFT, from the coding sequence ATGGATAAGATCACACATCAGGTCCGTGCGGAGCACTGGGCCAAAATCATGAATGAATGCATAAACAGCGGAATGTCTAAAACTGCCTGGTGCAAAGCAAATGGGATTTCAGTGAAGCAGTTCTTCTACTGGCAGAGGATCCTGCGCAGGGAAGCTTTCGAGAATTCCCGGAATTCTGTGCGTGGTAAGGTGATTTTACAGCCACAGGGTAAGGAGTTTTTTACATGA
- a CDS encoding phage holin family protein: MSYISNCGVFIGILIWFLGGLDNLLLSLIIFVAVECLASALWFLSLYQFSIKFIVRWIANKCAIFLLIGIANTIDTFLIQSGESLRTIALWFYISYECADCQPKRTPVPYSADSLRHN; this comes from the coding sequence ATGTCCTATATTAGTAATTGTGGTGTATTTATTGGCATTCTTATTTGGTTTTTAGGTGGCTTAGATAACTTACTATTGTCTCTGATAATTTTTGTTGCTGTTGAGTGTTTAGCGTCCGCCTTATGGTTTCTTTCTTTATACCAGTTTTCGATAAAGTTTATTGTCCGTTGGATTGCAAATAAATGTGCTATATTTTTATTAATAGGCATTGCAAATACAATCGATACTTTCTTGATTCAAAGTGGTGAATCTTTGCGGACAATTGCATTATGGTTTTATATATCCTATGAATGTGCAGATTGCCAGCCTAAACGGACACCTGTGCCATATTCGGCGGACAGTCTGAGACATAATTAG
- the istA gene encoding IS21 family transposase, which translates to MDYKKVLRLHFVNHLSCREIAESCGDCSKTTVNEFLKRFRENPELSYPLPADVTNEYIGNMLYKKPGVSADQLLYRDFNKEAVYKALARKGETLKHLWQKYNAIGVVDGKKPMSYRQYCRRYSEWADSKQLTFHIQRYPGVNLELDYAGKQLYLHNHQNPDETTKVTIFIAALTYSDYFYAEGMTECDIRNWIRVNNNALSYFGGVTPTITPDNCKVAVARNKDWISPVLNKDFQAWAEHNNTVLTPAKVKSPRWKPVVEGHVKIITMHILMDMEDMVFYSLDDLNRVLMEKVDAENRKPFEGLTYSRYDLFTTEEKETLLPLPPSRFEYLERKTVKVAQDFSFTFDKVHYSMPRKYLRQELEIRAGEKEIYVYNKHGDFIRTHKRSYTPKDWVIIPSDMPAGYKDYGYWTVPYFQQKASAIGPSTRALIDAVIRKYAYPVQSFRSCFGILRYAEKYSPEALERCCKDAVLAGRCNYSYICNTISTYHKEPLQSTMPQSSPNEDAATAVSGAYKDDDSKYSLKNLLKRQETEAGNEE; encoded by the coding sequence ATGGATTACAAAAAAGTACTACGGCTTCACTTTGTGAACCATCTTAGCTGCCGTGAGATTGCCGAAAGCTGCGGCGACTGCAGCAAAACAACTGTCAACGAGTTCCTGAAACGCTTCAGGGAGAATCCGGAGCTTTCATACCCTTTACCGGCAGATGTCACGAATGAATACATCGGAAACATGCTTTATAAAAAGCCTGGTGTATCGGCGGATCAGCTCCTCTACCGGGATTTTAACAAGGAAGCTGTCTACAAGGCTCTGGCCCGCAAAGGAGAGACCCTGAAGCATCTGTGGCAGAAATACAATGCCATAGGTGTCGTAGATGGAAAGAAGCCAATGAGCTATCGCCAGTACTGCAGGCGTTACAGCGAATGGGCTGATTCCAAACAGCTGACCTTCCACATCCAGCGTTATCCCGGTGTCAATCTTGAACTGGACTATGCGGGGAAGCAGCTCTATCTGCATAATCACCAGAACCCGGATGAGACCACAAAGGTCACGATCTTTATCGCTGCCCTCACCTACAGTGATTATTTTTACGCTGAGGGAATGACCGAATGCGATATCCGGAACTGGATCCGGGTCAACAATAATGCTCTGTCCTATTTTGGCGGCGTGACGCCGACAATCACCCCGGATAATTGCAAAGTAGCAGTTGCCCGGAACAAAGACTGGATCAGCCCTGTCTTGAATAAAGATTTCCAGGCATGGGCAGAACATAACAATACGGTTTTAACCCCTGCCAAAGTGAAATCCCCCCGCTGGAAACCAGTTGTGGAAGGCCACGTAAAGATCATTACCATGCACATCCTCATGGATATGGAAGACATGGTCTTTTATTCGCTGGATGATTTAAACCGTGTCCTGATGGAAAAGGTGGATGCCGAGAACCGGAAGCCTTTTGAGGGGCTCACCTATTCCCGGTATGATCTCTTTACAACAGAAGAGAAGGAGACTCTCCTGCCTCTTCCGCCCAGCCGTTTTGAATATCTTGAACGAAAGACTGTTAAAGTAGCACAAGATTTCTCCTTCACCTTCGACAAAGTCCATTATAGCATGCCCCGGAAATATCTGCGACAGGAACTTGAGATCCGGGCAGGGGAAAAAGAAATCTATGTCTATAACAAACACGGCGACTTCATCCGGACGCATAAGCGGAGCTACACACCGAAAGACTGGGTGATCATCCCCTCGGATATGCCTGCCGGATACAAAGACTATGGCTATTGGACGGTGCCTTATTTTCAACAGAAAGCATCTGCTATCGGACCCAGCACCCGTGCTTTGATCGATGCAGTCATTCGAAAATACGCTTATCCGGTGCAGTCATTCCGAAGCTGCTTTGGTATTCTGCGGTATGCGGAGAAGTACTCGCCGGAAGCCCTGGAACGCTGCTGTAAAGACGCCGTTTTAGCTGGGAGATGCAACTATTCCTATATCTGTAACACAATCTCAACTTACCATAAAGAGCCGCTGCAAAGTACAATGCCACAGAGCAGTCCCAACGAAGATGCTGCAACAGCCGTATCCGGCGCCTACAAAGATGATGACAGCAAGTATTCCCTTAAGAACCTGCTGAAGCGTCAGGAAACGGAGGCAGGCAATGAAGAATAA
- a CDS encoding ATP-binding protein — protein MKNKTTDIYEMLDTLSLPVAAQRFAELSKSPEFGSYTALQFIREVLEPQYIETLNNRFETNLRLSSLINKGALAENLKTGNGRIYNDATVEQILKFHFAENRQNVGIYGVTGAGKSYFLSACCVEACRRNYRCKFVDYSDLLDELIVLNRQEDLNKYRKRIRYYARIQLLFIDDFAISRYSEEGIKILYHLIKLRDDLGTSTLFSCQYSPDEWGNQLSDEKECYGKLDGIRRRLTTGFTVLIEKA, from the coding sequence ATGAAGAATAAGACTACTGATATCTATGAGATGTTGGACACACTATCCCTGCCGGTAGCCGCCCAGCGTTTCGCAGAACTGTCTAAAAGCCCTGAATTCGGCAGCTATACCGCTTTGCAGTTTATCCGTGAGGTTCTGGAACCTCAGTACATAGAAACACTCAACAACAGGTTTGAAACAAATCTGCGGCTCAGCAGCCTGATCAATAAAGGTGCTTTGGCCGAGAATCTGAAAACCGGCAACGGACGCATCTACAATGATGCCACCGTTGAACAGATCCTGAAATTTCATTTCGCTGAGAACCGGCAGAACGTCGGGATCTATGGAGTCACCGGTGCCGGCAAGTCTTATTTCCTGTCTGCCTGTTGTGTGGAAGCATGCAGACGTAATTACCGTTGTAAGTTCGTAGACTATAGTGACCTGCTGGACGAACTGATCGTCCTCAACCGCCAGGAAGACCTAAACAAGTATCGTAAGAGGATCAGATACTATGCACGGATCCAGCTGCTGTTCATTGATGATTTTGCCATAAGCAGGTATTCAGAAGAAGGGATCAAGATTCTGTATCATCTCATAAAACTTCGGGATGACCTTGGCACCTCCACACTCTTCAGCTGTCAGTATTCTCCAGATGAGTGGGGAAATCAGCTGAGTGACGAAAAGGAATGCTACGGTAAGCTTGACGGGATCAGACGCAGACTAACGACAGGATTTACTGTACTTATTGAGAAAGCATAG
- a CDS encoding DUF3990 domain-containing protein — translation MIVYHGSNMIVDHPRLVRQNRTLDFGYGFYTTFNKDQAVNFAEKVTARRETGISCVSMYETAELEELKNKYKLLFFSEANEEWLDFVFANRNGSYEGVNYDIIFGPVANDTIYRTFIAYEEGILTKDETIARLKVKKLYNQMTFTTENSLKELKYIGQLPIGRDCNE, via the coding sequence ATGATTGTATATCATGGAAGTAATATGATAGTAGACCATCCAAGATTAGTTCGCCAAAATCGGACATTGGATTTTGGATATGGTTTTTATACAACGTTCAATAAAGATCAAGCAGTAAATTTCGCAGAGAAAGTAACGGCTCGAAGGGAAACAGGTATTTCTTGTGTCAGCATGTATGAAACAGCAGAGTTAGAAGAACTGAAAAACAAATATAAACTCCTGTTTTTTTCAGAAGCAAATGAGGAATGGTTGGATTTCGTATTTGCAAATCGTAATGGAAGTTATGAAGGGGTAAATTATGATATTATTTTCGGACCAGTAGCTAACGATACAATTTATCGGACGTTTATCGCTTATGAGGAAGGTATTTTAACAAAGGATGAGACGATTGCCAGACTGAAAGTTAAGAAGCTGTATAATCAGATGACTTTTACAACAGAGAATTCCTTAAAAGAGCTAAAATATATAGGGCAGTTGCCGATAGGGAGGGATTGCAATGAGTGA
- a CDS encoding DUF3791 domain-containing protein — protein sequence MDEKMNFIVYCIEEYKNEKGMNGKNVIDLFNRYRVIDYIRDYYEALHTTGRQYIVDDINMYIEARQSSIG from the coding sequence ATGGATGAAAAAATGAATTTTATCGTATATTGTATAGAAGAATATAAAAATGAAAAAGGAATGAATGGAAAAAATGTCATTGATTTGTTTAATCGGTATCGTGTGATCGATTATATTCGGGACTATTACGAAGCACTTCATACTACTGGCAGACAGTATATTGTTGATGATATTAACATGTATATTGAGGCAAGGCAGTCATCTATAGGGTAA
- a CDS encoding acyltransferase, with amino-acid sequence MDAIKCMNDQVFHPRIIIEDNVHAEQDCQIFATNLVHIKKNVTLSSHVFITDAEHEYRGVEHESILKQRLKCGKTIIDEEAFLGIGVRVIKAVHIGKHAVIGANSVVTKDIPAYSVAVGNPAKIIRKYNHQTKQWEAVSFDTGERYEVFDRSL; translated from the coding sequence ATGGACGCGATAAAATGCATGAATGATCAGGTCTTTCATCCTCGCATCATTATTGAGGACAATGTTCATGCCGAACAGGATTGTCAGATATTCGCTACAAATCTCGTGCATATCAAAAAAAACGTAACATTATCTTCCCATGTTTTTATAACTGATGCAGAGCATGAATACCGAGGAGTGGAACATGAGAGTATATTAAAACAAAGATTAAAATGCGGTAAAACCATTATAGATGAAGAAGCGTTTCTGGGAATCGGCGTGCGAGTCATTAAAGCTGTACATATCGGAAAACATGCTGTGATTGGTGCGAATTCTGTCGTAACAAAAGATATTCCCGCATACAGCGTAGCCGTGGGCAATCCGGCAAAAATAATTCGTAAATATAATCACCAAACAAAACAATGGGAAGCTGTATCATTTGATACCGGAGAGCGTTATGAAGTATTTGACAGAAGCCTTTAA
- a CDS encoding glycosyltransferase family 2 protein: MKINECLHSFVIPYHSNRELLYLNLKLLEETLPSDIKKEIIIVANNKDEKELDLDLPESKYTIIKVNDDILYANAVNMGVDVCNGDIVTLCDEDLFYLPHWYEPLFEKLNSSGLIGAVSSKLINPSDNTIQDFGVAFSPYNINHPTLGLPADHRYASFDRKVQSVCSAVLMTTKRIYQKVGGMDVSMSYLCCDCDYVIKLKEIGLETWVVAESKVYHKGNTSSRNTKISRYSYLAADARSMFYGKNYYKIEIDMDKWIHKVGEMYQSDHELLPRYTMINISSFFSSDWYYETIKDALSIEYYDVYSFNPYERWIKQLQLYDYIPLSFHKHTAPFIYFVDQLKSLRDNKIWDHLRDTSRDIAVDFHGNILSFHDVQKLY, from the coding sequence ATGAAGATAAATGAGTGTCTACATAGTTTTGTGATTCCTTATCACTCTAACCGTGAACTATTATATCTGAATCTTAAACTTTTGGAAGAAACATTGCCTTCAGATATAAAAAAGGAAATAATTATTGTTGCAAACAATAAAGACGAGAAAGAGCTGGATTTAGACCTTCCGGAATCTAAATATACCATTATTAAAGTGAATGATGATATTTTATACGCGAACGCAGTCAATATGGGAGTGGATGTATGTAATGGGGATATTGTCACATTATGTGATGAAGATTTATTCTACCTTCCACATTGGTATGAACCACTGTTTGAAAAGTTGAATTCCAGTGGTTTGATAGGAGCTGTAAGTTCGAAATTAATCAATCCTTCTGATAATACAATTCAGGACTTTGGGGTGGCCTTTTCTCCATACAATATTAACCATCCAACATTGGGACTGCCTGCAGATCATCGATATGCTTCTTTTGACCGTAAAGTTCAATCTGTATGCAGTGCGGTGCTAATGACAACCAAACGTATTTACCAGAAGGTTGGCGGAATGGACGTCTCAATGTCGTACTTATGCTGTGATTGCGATTATGTAATCAAATTAAAGGAAATCGGGCTGGAAACATGGGTTGTTGCAGAATCGAAAGTCTATCACAAGGGCAACACCTCTTCCCGCAACACAAAAATCAGCAGATATTCCTATCTGGCCGCAGATGCACGGTCTATGTTTTATGGAAAGAACTATTATAAAATTGAAATTGATATGGATAAATGGATACATAAAGTGGGAGAAATGTATCAGTCTGATCACGAATTGCTTCCCAGATATACAATGATCAATATTTCCAGTTTTTTCAGCAGCGATTGGTACTATGAAACTATTAAAGATGCATTATCTATTGAATATTATGATGTTTATTCATTTAATCCGTATGAACGCTGGATAAAACAATTACAGTTATATGATTACATTCCTCTTAGCTTTCATAAGCATACTGCCCCTTTTATCTATTTTGTCGATCAGCTGAAAAGTTTAAGGGATAATAAAATCTGGGATCATTTACGAGATACTTCCAGAGATATTGCCGTTGATTTTCATGGAAACATTCTATCTTTTCACGATGTACAAAAATTATATTAA
- a CDS encoding NAD-dependent epimerase/dehydratase family protein, whose amino-acid sequence MKRVLVTGGAGFIGVHLVKKLLQMNCQITILDNLDPQVHGPNAKLDLSVSPYVNFIQGDIFDYHICEQAVQNQDVIIHLAADTATGQSMYEITKCTNSNISGIANLLQAICNQHTKIDQLVLASSRAVYGEGKYICPQCGIVYPDGRCSEDLKHRIYEPRCPICSGFLKQTATCEESELKPQSIYGVTKMTQELYLRTICKAMNIPYTILRFQNVYGEGQSLINPYTGILSVFSSNIMSGKPIEIFEDGMESRDFVHVEDVVRAVLLAINGEASNTVFNVGTGHNTTILELTKLLYFYYGEPPNYHINHMYRLGDIRHNHADISRMKHVLGYEPKVSLEEGLLKFTDWTKQNSFSNNHYEESLNIMKGKGILKS is encoded by the coding sequence ATGAAACGCGTATTGGTGACAGGTGGCGCCGGATTTATCGGTGTACATCTGGTCAAAAAATTATTACAGATGAATTGCCAGATTACAATCCTTGATAACTTAGATCCTCAAGTTCATGGGCCAAATGCAAAACTAGACCTTTCTGTCAGCCCATATGTCAATTTTATACAAGGAGACATCTTTGATTATCACATATGTGAACAGGCTGTTCAAAATCAGGATGTAATTATACATCTGGCGGCTGATACTGCAACTGGTCAATCCATGTACGAGATTACAAAATGCACAAATAGCAATATCTCGGGCATTGCAAATCTTTTACAAGCGATCTGTAATCAGCACACAAAAATAGACCAACTTGTCCTTGCTTCATCCAGAGCTGTTTATGGAGAAGGTAAATACATTTGTCCACAGTGCGGAATCGTATATCCCGACGGGCGCTGTTCAGAGGACTTAAAACATCGTATTTATGAGCCACGTTGTCCCATATGCAGCGGGTTTCTAAAACAGACCGCAACCTGTGAGGAATCGGAGTTAAAACCGCAATCCATTTATGGAGTAACAAAGATGACGCAAGAATTGTATCTTCGTACGATATGTAAAGCTATGAATATTCCATATACGATTCTCAGATTCCAGAATGTTTATGGAGAAGGACAATCTCTTATCAACCCATATACAGGCATTCTCTCCGTATTTTCATCGAATATTATGTCCGGCAAACCTATCGAAATTTTTGAAGACGGAATGGAATCAAGAGATTTTGTTCATGTAGAAGATGTTGTAAGGGCAGTTTTACTTGCGATTAACGGAGAAGCTTCAAATACAGTTTTTAATGTTGGGACCGGACATAATACAACAATATTAGAATTGACAAAACTTCTTTATTTTTACTATGGAGAACCTCCAAATTACCATATCAACCATATGTATCGCCTTGGAGATATCCGGCATAACCATGCGGATATAAGCCGAATGAAACATGTGCTTGGATATGAACCAAAAGTATCTTTGGAAGAAGGACTTCTAAAATTTACAGACTGGACTAAGCAAAATAGTTTTTCAAATAATCACTATGAAGAATCGTTGAATATTATGAAAGGAAAAGGGATTTTAAAATCTTAG
- a CDS encoding tyrosine-type recombinase/integrase, giving the protein MACTEQMKKYLEYCEFRKELDWNTLKAYRIDLRQFFEYTLEDIPDKDKIEDYITELHKKYKPKTVKRKIASIKAYYTYLEERDIITDNPFRKIKVKFKESVILPRIIPREEIEQLLNYMYLQENKNDEKVYKYWLRDVSVIETFFATGARVYEISNIRADSVNLNTGLIKIMGKGGKERYIQIASTEILGILRKYYHQNAEVIKESGFFFVNNRGSRYTEQSIRLMLKKYTKLAGIERNITPHMFRHSFATYLIEEGVDVSCVQQILGHSSIKTTQIYIHIAAKKQAEILRELHPRNRMRIGEAA; this is encoded by the coding sequence GTGGCTTGTACGGAACAAATGAAAAAATATCTGGAATATTGTGAGTTTAGAAAGGAACTGGATTGGAATACTTTAAAAGCATACAGAATTGATTTGAGACAATTTTTTGAATATACGCTGGAAGATATACCAGACAAAGATAAAATAGAAGATTATATAACAGAATTACATAAGAAATATAAACCAAAAACTGTAAAGCGAAAAATAGCATCTATTAAGGCGTATTATACTTATTTAGAAGAAAGGGATATTATTACAGACAATCCATTTAGAAAAATAAAAGTAAAATTTAAAGAGTCGGTAATTCTTCCCAGAATTATCCCACGGGAAGAAATTGAACAGCTTTTGAATTATATGTATTTACAAGAGAATAAAAATGATGAAAAGGTTTATAAATACTGGCTGCGGGATGTGTCAGTGATAGAAACTTTTTTTGCTACCGGCGCAAGGGTTTACGAAATATCCAATATTAGAGCAGATAGTGTAAACCTTAATACAGGGCTTATCAAAATTATGGGGAAGGGTGGAAAAGAGCGATATATCCAAATTGCTTCGACAGAAATATTGGGTATCTTAAGAAAATATTATCATCAAAATGCCGAAGTGATTAAGGAGAGTGGATTTTTCTTTGTTAATAACCGTGGAAGCAGATATACGGAACAATCAATAAGGCTAATGTTAAAAAAGTATACAAAATTAGCCGGGATTGAAAGAAATATAACACCGCATATGTTTCGTCACTCATTTGCAACATATTTGATTGAAGAAGGAGTAGATGTCAGTTGTGTACAGCAGATCTTAGGACATAGTTCTATTAAAACTACCCAGATTTATATACATATTGCGGCAAAAAAGCAAGCGGAGATTTTGAGGGAGCTGCATCCCAGAAATCGGATGAGGATAGGGGAAGCGGCATAA
- a CDS encoding PD-(D/E)XK nuclease family transposase — protein MGKEAQDARNFTAPVEDHELGIRYEKYKRILAGLTIMSDIFMRNVLKKRECTEYILRIIMDREDLEVKEQILQKDYKNLQGRSAILDSVVCDMEEKRYNVEIQQENEGASVKRARYHSSLLDVNELKEGQTFEELPESYVIFIARNDVLGYGLPIYHITKKVEEVREDFRDGAHIIYVNAKIKDKETALGRLMYDLQ, from the coding sequence ATGGGGAAAGAGGCGCAAGATGCCAGAAACTTTACCGCACCAGTGGAAGATCATGAGCTTGGAATTCGATATGAAAAGTATAAGCGGATCCTTGCGGGACTTACGATCATGAGTGATATTTTCATGCGGAATGTCTTGAAAAAGCGGGAATGCACAGAGTATATTTTGCGAATCATTATGGACAGAGAAGATTTGGAAGTGAAGGAGCAGATTCTGCAGAAGGATTATAAGAATCTGCAGGGAAGATCAGCCATTCTTGACAGCGTTGTTTGTGATATGGAAGAGAAACGGTATAATGTAGAGATTCAGCAGGAAAACGAAGGGGCTTCCGTAAAAAGAGCGAGATATCACAGTAGCCTGCTAGATGTAAACGAGTTGAAGGAAGGACAGACTTTTGAGGAACTGCCAGAGAGTTATGTGATTTTTATTGCCAGAAACGATGTGCTTGGCTATGGACTTCCCATTTATCATATTACTAAAAAGGTTGAAGAAGTGCGGGAGGATTTCCGAGACGGTGCTCACATTATCTATGTGAATGCAAAAATCAAGGATAAAGAGACAGCATTGGGGCGCTTGATGTATGATCTGCAATGA
- the rplS gene encoding 50S ribosomal protein L19 translates to MNEIIKSIEAEQLKENAPEFNVGDTVKVYGKIKEGNRERIQVFEGTVLKKQGGSTRATFTVRKTSNGVGVEKTWPLHSPNVEKVEVVRRGKVRRAKLNYLRNRVGKAAKVKELVK, encoded by the coding sequence ATGAACGAAATTATTAAGAGCATTGAAGCAGAACAGCTCAAAGAGAATGCGCCGGAGTTTAATGTAGGCGATACCGTAAAAGTATACGGTAAGATCAAAGAAGGAAACCGTGAAAGAATCCAGGTTTTTGAAGGAACAGTCCTGAAGAAACAGGGTGGAAGCACAAGAGCGACATTTACAGTAAGGAAAACATCCAACGGTGTAGGTGTTGAGAAGACTTGGCCGCTTCATTCTCCTAACGTGGAGAAAGTTGAAGTAGTTCGCCGCGGTAAAGTAAGAAGAGCGAAACTGAACTACTTAAGAAACCGTGTAGGTAAAGCTGCTAAGGTAAAAGAGTTAGTAAAATAG
- the lepB gene encoding signal peptidase I — translation MRGLKFRRRYKRKKFHIEMLKPVVVWAGKIALVCLFAFVFVWYFGQRVATVGDSMKPVLENGDVTLVNRIVYDATAPKRGDIIVFKPKGNENSHYYIKRIVGLPGETVEIIEGKVYIDGERLEEDYETTEITDVGIVDKEIELAGDEFFVLGDDRQNSEDSRMADIGNVKRSYIYGKVWFVISPGNNFGFVRS, via the coding sequence ATGAGAGGATTAAAATTCAGAAGAAGATATAAAAGAAAAAAATTTCACATTGAAATGCTGAAGCCGGTTGTGGTATGGGCAGGAAAAATTGCCCTTGTCTGTCTATTCGCTTTTGTGTTCGTGTGGTATTTCGGACAGAGGGTAGCGACAGTCGGGGATTCCATGAAGCCGGTTTTGGAAAATGGAGATGTTACTCTGGTAAATCGTATTGTCTATGATGCTACAGCGCCAAAACGGGGCGATATTATTGTGTTTAAGCCAAAAGGAAATGAAAATTCCCATTACTATATCAAACGAATTGTAGGCCTTCCGGGTGAAACCGTGGAGATTATAGAGGGGAAAGTCTATATTGACGGTGAAAGGCTGGAAGAAGACTACGAGACAACGGAGATCACAGATGTGGGAATTGTGGACAAAGAAATAGAACTTGCCGGCGATGAGTTCTTTGTGCTGGGGGATGACCGTCAGAACAGTGAGGACAGCAGGATGGCGGATATTGGGAATGTGAAGAGATCTTATATTTACGGGAAAGTATGGTTTGTCATTTCGCCGGGAAATAATTTTGGCTTTGTCAGATCATAG